The Thermofilaceae archaeon nucleotide sequence GCCTCCTCCACAATCCTGCCGACCTGCCTCAAGTGGAGCAACCTTTCGCCCGAAGGTTGGAGAAGCGCCTCACTGATCGCCGGCAAGCCGAACCCCACGTTACGCCTAGAACGAGGCATAAGTAGGCATCGCTTTGAGTATACCGTAAGTACTTGAGCAGGCCGGCGGCGGGGACGAGCTAACGTTATAAGCGCCAATCCTATTGAATGGGGGATAGTGCGGTGTTCGAGACGGCTAGGGAGATCTTAGGGTACGCGCGTGAGGAGCTGGAGCGCGCTGAGAAGCTGAGAGACCACCTGCTCTACCGCAATGCGGCTGACAAGGCCTTCCTCGCCCTCCTGGTCGCTGTGAACGAGTACATACGCTCTGTAAAGGGGTTTGTGCCGAGAAGCCACTCAGAGAGGAGGCGCGTGCTGAGGGAGATAGGGCGTGAGGATCTTCGCGCGCTCTACAGCGACCTAATGAAAACGCTCCACGAGGAGGCCTTCTACGAGGGGGTTTACCAGCCTGATGAGGTCAGGTACGCCATCGGGAAGGTGGAAAGCGTAATCGAAGCGCTAGAGCGAGAAGCTCGAGGGCCGCCAAAGCGGTAGTCCAAGCCGCGGCCAGCTGCTAGGGTATGAAGTACCGCCTCTCGCCGCGCGAGTGCACGATCAGCTCTCCGAGCTCCTTCATAGCGAGCTTGTGGTACAGGTCGAGCGTTTCCGCGGTCGTCCTAACCCTCTTGTCCGCCTCAAGGAGGAGCACGTTGTAGCTCATCCTCCCAGCGTAGAGGAAAGCCAGCTGCCGCAGAACTCTGATGAAGGAATCCGGTGGGCTGCGGACGAATCGAGAAGAGCCAGCTGCAAGATCCTCGCGGCCTACGGCGATATCGACCCTCACGGGGTCGTCGCCCCTTGAAAAGATGACGTAGCTGGTGAGTACAGCGGGGTAGCTTCTCAAAGCTGCGAGCACCCTTTCAACCTTTTCCGCAAACCGGGGGCCGAGCTCGTCGGACACCCTCTCGAAAATTTCGCCTAGCAGCGCCATGAGGCGGAACTCCTCGGTCAGAGCCACTTCGATAACGCCCATCTGAACCCTCTCCAGAGTCAGCTTGACCGGCACCGTGTAACCGGGCTCCAGGTTCATCAAGAGCAGAAGCTTCGAGTCCGGCACCGGGTTCCTCGCCTCAACGAA carries:
- a CDS encoding PaREP1 family protein, encoding MGDSAVFETAREILGYAREELERAEKLRDHLLYRNAADKAFLALLVAVNEYIRSVKGFVPRSHSERRRVLREIGREDLRALYSDLMKTLHEEAFYEGVYQPDEVRYAIGKVESVIEALEREARGPPKR